From one Eisenibacter elegans DSM 3317 genomic stretch:
- the atpH gene encoding ATP synthase F1 subunit delta, producing MPISRVAYRYAKPLFDLAQEKGQLEQVYEDMKLISNVCKENKILRVALKNPVIRGFKKRAVLQQLFAEKVQPFTLNLLMLMADKNRANVLFDISKAFAELYDIAQNIQQVLVTSATTLDEATLAALQTKLSNELGKRVVLTAKENPDLIGGLIVQIGNTQIDLSIKNSLQRLTYQFVQS from the coding sequence ATGCCTATCTCTAGAGTCGCTTACCGATATGCCAAGCCCTTGTTTGATTTAGCCCAAGAAAAAGGGCAACTCGAACAAGTGTACGAGGATATGAAGCTTATCTCCAACGTATGTAAGGAGAACAAAATATTGCGCGTGGCCTTGAAAAACCCCGTTATCCGTGGGTTTAAGAAGCGCGCCGTCCTTCAGCAGTTGTTTGCCGAAAAGGTACAGCCTTTTACGCTGAACCTCTTGATGCTGATGGCCGATAAAAACCGCGCCAACGTACTCTTTGATATCAGCAAGGCTTTTGCCGAACTGTATGATATTGCGCAAAATATTCAGCAGGTGCTCGTTACAAGTGCTACCACACTTGATGAAGCCACCCTTGCAGCCCTCCAAACCAAGCTCAGCAATGAGTTAGGCAAGCGTGTTGTGCTGACAGCCAAGGAAAACCCTGACCTCATTGGAGGTCTTATCGTTCAGATTGGGAATACCCAAATCGACCTTTCTATCAAAAATAGTCTGCAAAGACTCACTTATCAGTTTGTTCAATCATAA
- a CDS encoding nitrous oxide reductase accessory protein NosL: protein MRTSGLLYGLVAGFFVWACQGKPQNSTQTDAKATSDSAELVVADKYADKYDCMHCGMPSMDFPQWQVKAYTKEGQEGWFCSPKCMFLTVQHPKQPRYFASIQVTEYYELEKIDAHKAFYVIGGDVLGPMGHDLVPLASQEAAQEYLKDHAGKKIYRYEEVTAAVLKASLQ, encoded by the coding sequence ATGCGTACCTCAGGATTGCTATACGGCCTCGTGGCCGGATTTTTTGTATGGGCCTGCCAAGGCAAGCCCCAAAACTCAACTCAGACAGATGCCAAAGCCACCTCAGACAGTGCGGAGCTAGTTGTGGCCGATAAATATGCAGACAAATATGACTGTATGCATTGTGGAATGCCTTCGATGGACTTTCCCCAGTGGCAAGTAAAGGCATATACCAAGGAGGGACAAGAGGGATGGTTTTGCTCCCCTAAGTGTATGTTCTTGACTGTTCAGCACCCCAAACAGCCACGCTACTTTGCCTCCATTCAGGTTACGGAGTATTATGAGCTAGAGAAAATAGACGCGCATAAAGCTTTTTATGTGATAGGGGGGGATGTATTAGGCCCAATGGGGCACGACCTAGTGCCTTTGGCCAGCCAAGAGGCAGCCCAAGAATACCTCAAAGACCACGCCGGCAAAAAAATCTATCGCTATGAGGAAGTAACAGCGGCTGTGTTGAAAGCATCTCTACAATAA
- a CDS encoding OmpA family protein, translating to MKHTIILLLALCVAWGLQMPTQAQSKQVDAFGFALEVPAHWEVDLDVKANRLYLTDPTKSLSETPMLTVDAYDQATLADQTAIQKEVIKQIRETYGNSYQYSIAKIKERAAQSSLHQHGQDFEVWEFVSEMEADGQSFTWVEVWYTFHELHQEHLFFTASADLVAGNAESQQKVATLMQMLSSTRRLDKTIAYQQQTLKPGDALGQALSFVADKTTLEPQAQKELKALIKFLKDYPQVEVRIVGYSQKNDEANRASLAMQRAEAIRSELKNAKIDENRLKVGAQQATREGMMVQLFVHRIR from the coding sequence ATGAAACATACAATCATACTGCTTTTGGCGCTTTGCGTTGCTTGGGGGCTACAGATGCCCACACAGGCACAGTCCAAGCAGGTCGATGCTTTTGGCTTTGCCCTAGAGGTTCCCGCACACTGGGAGGTCGACCTCGACGTAAAAGCCAACCGACTTTATCTCACAGACCCTACTAAGAGCCTTTCCGAAACCCCTATGCTCACTGTCGATGCCTATGACCAAGCCACTCTGGCCGACCAAACTGCTATCCAAAAAGAGGTCATCAAACAGATTAGGGAGACTTATGGCAACTCATACCAATATAGCATCGCCAAAATCAAGGAACGCGCAGCGCAAAGCAGCCTCCACCAACACGGACAAGATTTTGAGGTCTGGGAGTTTGTTTCCGAAATGGAGGCCGACGGCCAATCCTTTACCTGGGTAGAGGTTTGGTATACCTTCCACGAGCTACACCAAGAACATCTTTTTTTTACGGCCTCTGCCGACTTGGTAGCGGGCAATGCCGAAAGCCAACAAAAAGTAGCAACCCTAATGCAGATGCTAAGCAGTACCCGCAGGCTCGACAAAACCATCGCCTATCAACAACAAACCCTCAAACCGGGTGATGCGCTAGGACAGGCGCTCAGCTTCGTGGCCGATAAAACCACCTTGGAGCCACAAGCACAAAAAGAACTGAAAGCCTTAATCAAGTTCTTAAAAGATTACCCCCAAGTAGAGGTGCGAATTGTAGGGTATTCACAAAAAAATGATGAAGCCAACCGCGCCTCCCTAGCGATGCAACGCGCCGAGGCAATACGGAGTGAACTGAAAAATGCGAAAATAGACGAAAACCGACTCAAAGTCGGAGCACAACAAGCCACCCGCGAGGGAATGATGGTGCAGTTGTTTGTACACCGTATTCGATAA
- a CDS encoding Ig-like domain-containing protein: MTNTFAHTLLPTAFTRSLLWGFLGLIATLLVQACANRIPPTGGDLDEVPPVIKYTNPAPNTTNFNGESITLEFDEWIKEENLKQQLIIIPEIKYRHRVSKRSLKLSFEKPLEPNTTYSLSFREGLKDITEGNVPPDLRFAFSTGDKLDTAIVRGRTANLRNNKPTKDVLIAFVKPGDTIQLDKSTPRYYTISNEDGTFLMPNLASEEFEVYAYHDRNSNKKYDEGEAIAFLETPIQLSDSVFANMQLALAPEDHNPPRLRGISPIQRYLELEFDEGLANFALDSANTDLRFIVNRDAPTKVLIFPPTDSSAIRDTIPTLAVVRDSADNVARLPLKLKFRVPDTEKKNSQKSFDLTIKAAGGEGEALRMPFGFRIYFSKPVAEVDYSKIRFIREAQKPSSANNWADKIAQRYTNTSPKVEVWSPSGSLFVWDDNRSALRWDTLLPIKKGLELRIEEGAFISIEQDSSALVSKVFNLLDENKLGSISGTIQSQAAHYFIELMKNDGQIVDRLEGMSQSQDFEFRYVRSGEYQIRITIDNNNNNRWDGSDFRKKIPAEKVLYFPLPNRVREGWDIQGLQIEF, from the coding sequence ATGACAAACACTTTTGCCCATACCTTGCTCCCCACAGCTTTCACGCGTTCATTGCTATGGGGCTTTTTGGGACTGATAGCGACCTTGCTTGTACAAGCCTGCGCCAATCGTATCCCCCCCACTGGAGGTGACCTTGACGAGGTGCCACCGGTAATCAAGTATACCAATCCGGCTCCCAATACGACCAATTTCAACGGGGAGAGTATCACACTGGAGTTTGATGAATGGATCAAAGAAGAGAACCTCAAGCAACAGCTCATCATCATCCCGGAAATAAAATACCGCCACCGAGTAAGCAAACGCAGCTTGAAGTTGAGCTTTGAGAAACCTTTAGAACCCAACACCACCTACAGCCTCAGCTTTAGAGAGGGGCTCAAAGACATTACCGAGGGGAATGTCCCCCCAGATCTGCGCTTTGCCTTCAGTACTGGCGACAAACTCGATACGGCGATAGTGCGCGGGCGAACGGCCAACCTCCGCAACAACAAGCCTACCAAAGATGTGTTGATTGCATTCGTAAAACCCGGCGATACCATACAGCTCGATAAATCGACACCGCGATACTACACCATCAGCAACGAAGATGGTACGTTTCTGATGCCCAATCTGGCTAGCGAGGAGTTTGAGGTATATGCCTACCACGACCGCAACAGCAACAAAAAATATGATGAAGGAGAAGCCATTGCTTTCTTAGAAACCCCCATCCAACTCTCCGACAGTGTGTTTGCCAATATGCAGCTGGCGCTTGCTCCCGAAGACCACAACCCGCCCCGACTGCGAGGCATCTCCCCCATACAACGCTACCTAGAGCTAGAGTTTGACGAAGGGCTGGCCAATTTTGCACTAGACTCTGCCAACACCGATTTGCGCTTTATTGTCAATAGAGACGCGCCCACAAAGGTGCTGATATTCCCTCCTACCGACAGCAGCGCTATCAGAGACACCATCCCCACGCTGGCAGTGGTGCGTGATTCTGCCGACAATGTGGCGCGGCTACCCCTCAAACTCAAGTTTAGGGTGCCCGATACAGAGAAAAAAAACAGCCAAAAATCATTTGACCTGACCATCAAAGCAGCCGGAGGAGAGGGCGAAGCCCTACGAATGCCTTTTGGCTTTAGGATATACTTTAGCAAGCCTGTGGCCGAAGTCGATTACAGCAAAATCCGCTTTATCCGCGAAGCCCAAAAACCCTCTTCTGCCAATAACTGGGCAGACAAAATAGCTCAACGCTACACCAATACATCTCCAAAAGTGGAAGTTTGGAGCCCCTCAGGAAGCCTCTTTGTGTGGGATGACAACCGCAGCGCCCTCCGCTGGGATACCCTGCTGCCTATCAAGAAAGGGCTAGAGCTGCGCATCGAAGAAGGTGCTTTTATCAGTATCGAACAAGACAGCAGCGCCTTGGTATCCAAGGTTTTCAACTTGCTTGACGAAAATAAGCTGGGTTCTATCAGCGGCACCATCCAAAGCCAAGCCGCTCACTATTTTATCGAGCTGATGAAAAATGATGGTCAGATAGTTGATAGACTCGAAGGAATGAGCCAATCACAAGACTTTGAGTTTCGGTATGTCCGCTCTGGCGAATACCAAATCCGCATTACCATAGACAACAACAACAACAATCGCTGGGACGGCTCCGATTTCAGAAAAAAAATACCTGCCGAGAAAGTGCTCTACTTCCCCCTACCCAACAGGGTACGCGAAGGTTGGGACATTCAAGGCCTCCAAATCGAATTCTAA
- a CDS encoding tetratricopeptide repeat protein, with product MKIHKKHLSLALVWLLWLPVLGQAQTAVADYFQKGKLELQLGDYNQAINYFTKVIQLDAAHKDAFFERGKSWFFLKKYQQALWDFDKYTQLAPQVAEGYLYKGATYQALKNETQAIAQFDKAISLNPNYSLAYNYRAEAYRAIGLTTLSITDYTRAIAIDSQSATLHYGRGKCYLDIEQYANAAEDFTKAINLNPKNLNFYHQRIQAYFLAGEYELTSLDIDNILAVAPQTLELYHHSLNAFCKAALKDYSGAIAALNFVIEAAPDSAKLYQERAYYHEQNQDLYAALEDYHHVAQLSPSLKLDSTFVRLYVATQNYEAAIVHLTQSIEAAPKDSGLYYERGLCYLQLQQPREAQQDFVQAAVHGYPREAMPKDIQKMAKKGFATRKKMLK from the coding sequence ATGAAAATACACAAAAAACACCTATCCTTGGCCTTAGTATGGCTGCTTTGGCTGCCTGTTTTGGGGCAGGCCCAAACCGCTGTCGCAGATTATTTTCAGAAAGGCAAACTCGAACTCCAACTAGGAGACTACAACCAAGCCATTAATTATTTTACGAAGGTCATCCAACTAGATGCCGCCCACAAAGACGCGTTCTTTGAACGAGGGAAGAGCTGGTTTTTTCTCAAAAAATACCAACAAGCCCTCTGGGATTTTGACAAATACACCCAGTTGGCTCCTCAAGTAGCCGAGGGCTATCTCTATAAAGGAGCCACTTACCAAGCACTCAAAAACGAGACTCAGGCCATCGCCCAGTTTGATAAGGCCATCAGCCTCAACCCCAACTACTCACTGGCATACAACTACCGCGCCGAGGCATACCGCGCCATCGGCCTGACAACACTCTCGATCACAGACTATACCCGCGCCATTGCTATCGACAGCCAAAGCGCCACACTACACTATGGCCGGGGCAAATGTTATCTCGACATAGAGCAGTATGCCAACGCCGCCGAAGATTTTACGAAAGCCATCAACCTTAACCCCAAAAACCTCAACTTCTACCACCAACGCATTCAGGCCTATTTTTTGGCTGGAGAATATGAGCTGACATCCTTGGATATAGACAATATCCTTGCTGTTGCGCCCCAAACTTTAGAGTTATACCACCACAGCCTCAACGCTTTTTGTAAGGCAGCGCTCAAAGACTACAGCGGAGCCATTGCAGCGCTCAACTTTGTGATAGAGGCCGCTCCTGACTCCGCCAAGCTCTACCAAGAACGGGCCTACTATCACGAGCAAAACCAAGACCTCTACGCTGCTCTCGAAGATTACCACCACGTAGCCCAGCTCAGCCCCAGCCTGAAGCTCGACAGCACCTTTGTACGCCTGTATGTAGCCACACAAAACTACGAGGCGGCCATCGTACACCTCACCCAAAGTATAGAGGCCGCGCCCAAAGACTCAGGACTGTACTACGAGCGCGGGCTTTGCTATCTACAACTACAGCAACCCCGCGAAGCCCAACAAGATTTTGTACAGGCGGCTGTACATGGCTACCCCAGAGAGGCAATGCCCAAAGACATTCAGAAGATGGCCAAAAAAGGGTTTGCTACCCGCAAAAAAATGCTCAAATAA
- the atpB gene encoding F0F1 ATP synthase subunit A — protein sequence MKYILRNFLTITALAFWLGSTFAIAGGGSSDEKKPFNAGDMIMHHIADSHEWHFATLGHTHISIPLPVILYSPSQGLIFFMSGAMHHATVVEAPKHEATEGAEDAHHTTHNIKMIKVGDKTVYFDDHEHFSLGYDAKKHHLSHSAEHKVYDFSITKNVASMFISVALLMFVFLSVAAGYKKNAGKAPRGIQSFFEPIILFVRDDIAKTNIGEKHYERFTPYLLTIFFFIWFNNVLGLIPGGANLTGNITITLLLALLTFFVTNFSAKKDYWMHILWTPGVPWWLKTVLPIMPIVELIGIFTKPFSLMIRLFANITAGHIIILSLFSLIFIFESLAVGVVSMLFAMFMNFLELFVALLQAYVFTLLTAMYFGSAVEEHHHEEHHEGAHH from the coding sequence ATGAAATATATCTTACGCAATTTTCTGACTATCACAGCTTTAGCGTTTTGGCTTGGCAGTACGTTTGCTATCGCTGGCGGAGGCTCTTCTGACGAAAAGAAGCCTTTTAACGCCGGTGATATGATTATGCATCACATTGCTGACTCTCACGAGTGGCATTTTGCAACCCTTGGGCATACCCATATCTCTATCCCGCTTCCGGTTATTTTGTATAGCCCCTCTCAAGGCTTGATATTCTTTATGTCGGGCGCAATGCATCACGCAACTGTGGTAGAAGCCCCCAAACACGAAGCCACAGAAGGCGCTGAAGATGCACACCACACCACACACAATATCAAAATGATTAAAGTGGGCGACAAGACAGTATATTTTGACGACCACGAGCACTTCTCCTTGGGCTATGATGCCAAAAAGCACCACCTATCACACAGCGCCGAACACAAGGTGTATGATTTTTCTATTACCAAAAACGTCGCCTCGATGTTTATCAGTGTGGCGCTGCTGATGTTTGTGTTCCTTTCTGTGGCTGCTGGCTACAAGAAAAACGCCGGCAAAGCCCCACGTGGCATACAGTCTTTCTTCGAGCCGATTATCTTGTTTGTTCGTGATGATATTGCCAAAACCAATATTGGTGAAAAACACTACGAACGCTTTACACCATATTTATTGACAATCTTCTTCTTTATTTGGTTCAATAATGTTTTGGGACTCATCCCCGGCGGTGCTAACCTAACAGGCAACATCACCATCACCTTATTATTGGCACTACTGACCTTCTTCGTTACCAATTTCAGCGCGAAGAAAGACTACTGGATGCACATCTTGTGGACTCCCGGAGTGCCTTGGTGGCTCAAGACTGTGTTGCCTATTATGCCTATCGTAGAATTGATAGGTATCTTTACCAAGCCCTTCTCATTGATGATTCGTTTGTTTGCCAACATTACGGCAGGCCACATCATCATCTTGAGTTTGTTCAGCCTTATCTTCATCTTCGAGAGCTTGGCAGTAGGGGTAGTGAGTATGCTGTTTGCGATGTTTATGAACTTCCTTGAGTTGTTTGTAGCCTTACTACAAGCTTATGTATTTACCCTGCTCACAGCTATGTACTTTGGCAGCGCTGTCGAAGAGCATCATCACGAAGAGCACCACGAAGGTGCGCATCATTAA
- a CDS encoding MazG nucleotide pyrophosphohydrolase domain-containing protein — METPNLPPFPQQTTLPNLQAYIDAVVKARGWDTDNPETLFLLLGEEVGELAKAIRNHQKQYQESAKAKPTDSRQALAEELADVLSYLLHLSNLFGIDLATALHEKEQLNAKRIWH; from the coding sequence ATGGAAACGCCCAACCTCCCTCCGTTCCCCCAACAAACGACCCTCCCCAACTTACAGGCTTATATCGACGCAGTTGTCAAAGCCCGTGGTTGGGATACCGATAACCCCGAGACGCTCTTCTTGCTCTTGGGCGAAGAAGTAGGCGAGCTAGCCAAGGCTATCCGAAACCACCAAAAGCAATACCAAGAAAGCGCCAAAGCCAAACCCACAGACAGCCGCCAAGCGCTGGCCGAAGAGCTGGCCGATGTGCTAAGCTACCTCTTGCACCTCTCCAACTTGTTTGGTATAGACCTAGCCACCGCCCTACACGAAAAAGAACAACTCAACGCCAAAAGAATATGGCATTGA
- the atpF gene encoding F0F1 ATP synthase subunit B, translated as MNLVTPDLGLFFWALLTFSLVFFVLSRVAWKPIMQALKERETSIEQALASAEKARQEMAKLTADNEKLLDEARIERDRILKTAQKAADELREAEKERTTKEVAKMLDDARRVIQSEKQQAVNEIKAQISVLSVDIAEKLLRQQLADKNAQQALAQQMVNDLKIN; from the coding sequence ATGAACTTAGTTACGCCTGACTTAGGATTATTCTTCTGGGCACTTCTGACTTTCTCGTTAGTGTTTTTTGTGCTTTCTCGTGTGGCTTGGAAACCTATCATGCAAGCCCTCAAAGAGCGCGAAACCTCTATCGAACAAGCTTTGGCTTCTGCCGAAAAGGCGCGCCAAGAGATGGCCAAACTGACCGCCGACAACGAAAAACTCTTGGACGAAGCCCGTATCGAGCGCGACCGTATTCTCAAAACAGCCCAAAAGGCTGCCGATGAGCTGCGTGAAGCCGAAAAAGAGCGTACCACCAAAGAAGTGGCTAAAATGCTCGACGATGCGCGCCGTGTTATCCAAAGCGAAAAACAACAGGCTGTCAATGAAATCAAAGCGCAAATCAGCGTGCTATCGGTAGATATTGCCGAGAAGCTCCTACGCCAGCAATTGGCTGACAAAAACGCCCAACAAGCGCTGGCTCAGCAAATGGTCAATGACCTCAAAATCAACTAA
- the atpE gene encoding ATP synthase F0 subunit C: MLATLLALLLDISLAYAGAAIGAGIAALAAGLGIGRIGGQAMDAIARQPEASGRIQGAMIVAAALIEGAALFGLVVCLLISFKG, encoded by the coding sequence ATGTTAGCTACTCTTTTAGCCCTTTTGTTGGATATAAGCCTTGCATATGCAGGCGCAGCCATTGGTGCAGGTATTGCTGCACTAGCTGCTGGCTTAGGCATTGGCCGCATTGGCGGACAAGCGATGGATGCCATTGCGCGTCAACCTGAAGCCTCTGGCCGCATCCAAGGTGCGATGATCGTAGCAGCAGCCTTGATTGAAGGTGCTGCCCTCTTCGGCCTTGTTGTGTGCTTGTTGATTTCCTTCAAAGGTTAA
- the atpA gene encoding F0F1 ATP synthase subunit alpha, protein MAQIRPDEVSAILREQLSGFKTEAELEEVGTVLQIGDGVARVYGLNRVQAGELVAFGNGLQGLALNLEEDNVGVVLLGDATGIKEGDSVRRTNTIASIKAGEGLIGRVVNTLAEPIDGKGPVQGETFEMPIERKAPGVIYRQPVNEPLQTGIKSIDAMIPIGRGQRELIIGDRQTGKTAVAVDTILNQREFFDRGEPVYCIYVAVGQKASTVAQVVSVLQEKGAMDYTVVVAASASDPAPMQFFAPFTGAAIGEYFRDTGRPALVIYDDLSKQAVAYREVSLLLRRPPGREAYPGDVFYLHSRLLERAAKINASDTVAQQMNDIPPSLQGRVKGGGSLTALPIIETQAGDVSAYIPTNVISITDGQIFLETNLFNSGIRPAINVGISVSRVGGSAQIGTMKTVAGTLKLDQAQFRELEAFAKFGSDLDAATKLTIERGKRNQEILKQGQYAPFPVEEQVAIIYASTKGFLDNVPVEKVAECQAEFLSTLRLSHKNVLEALRSNRKDVVKALKGDETVAEIETLKQVAIETAKRFNA, encoded by the coding sequence ATGGCGCAAATCAGACCTGATGAAGTTTCGGCCATTTTGCGAGAGCAATTGTCAGGCTTCAAAACCGAAGCAGAACTTGAAGAAGTAGGTACCGTCTTGCAAATTGGCGACGGTGTGGCGCGTGTATACGGCCTCAACAGAGTTCAAGCCGGTGAGCTAGTAGCTTTCGGCAATGGCTTGCAAGGCCTTGCTCTTAACCTTGAAGAAGACAACGTAGGGGTGGTACTTTTGGGGGATGCTACCGGCATCAAAGAAGGCGACAGCGTGCGCCGTACCAATACCATTGCCTCTATCAAAGCTGGTGAAGGTTTGATTGGCCGTGTGGTCAATACCCTTGCCGAGCCTATCGATGGTAAAGGACCCGTACAAGGCGAAACTTTTGAGATGCCTATCGAGCGTAAAGCGCCCGGGGTAATCTACCGTCAGCCTGTAAACGAACCTTTGCAGACAGGTATCAAGTCTATCGATGCAATGATTCCTATCGGTCGTGGTCAGCGTGAGTTGATTATCGGTGACCGCCAAACCGGTAAAACTGCCGTTGCGGTAGATACCATCCTGAACCAACGCGAGTTCTTCGACCGTGGTGAGCCCGTATACTGTATCTATGTGGCTGTAGGCCAAAAAGCTTCTACCGTAGCTCAGGTAGTCAGTGTATTGCAAGAAAAAGGCGCTATGGACTATACCGTAGTGGTAGCCGCTTCTGCTTCTGACCCCGCCCCGATGCAGTTCTTTGCTCCCTTTACCGGAGCTGCTATCGGTGAATACTTCCGCGATACAGGTCGCCCTGCCTTGGTAATTTATGATGACTTGTCGAAGCAAGCCGTTGCTTACCGCGAAGTGTCGCTCTTGTTGCGCCGCCCCCCTGGACGCGAAGCCTATCCCGGAGATGTGTTCTACCTCCATAGCCGCTTGTTGGAGCGTGCCGCCAAAATCAACGCCTCTGATACAGTAGCACAACAGATGAACGACATCCCGCCTTCGTTGCAAGGCCGTGTGAAAGGTGGTGGTTCTTTGACTGCTTTGCCCATCATCGAAACCCAAGCAGGGGACGTTTCGGCCTATATCCCGACCAACGTAATTTCAATTACCGACGGACAGATATTCCTAGAAACCAACCTCTTCAACTCTGGTATCCGCCCTGCAATCAACGTAGGTATCTCGGTATCGCGTGTGGGTGGCTCGGCGCAAATTGGCACAATGAAAACCGTTGCCGGTACGCTCAAGCTCGACCAAGCGCAGTTCCGCGAGCTAGAGGCTTTTGCCAAATTTGGCTCTGACCTCGATGCGGCCACCAAATTGACCATCGAGCGTGGTAAGCGCAACCAAGAAATCTTGAAGCAAGGCCAATATGCCCCCTTCCCTGTAGAAGAGCAAGTAGCCATTATTTATGCTTCTACCAAAGGTTTCCTCGATAATGTGCCCGTAGAAAAAGTAGCCGAGTGTCAAGCTGAGTTCCTAAGCACACTCCGATTGAGCCATAAAAATGTACTCGAAGCCTTGCGTAGCAACCGCAAAGATGTGGTGAAAGCCCTCAAAGGCGACGAAACAGTGGCCGAAATCGAAACGCTCAAGCAAGTAGCTATTGAAACTGCCAAGCGTTTCAACGCCTAA
- the atpG gene encoding ATP synthase F1 subunit gamma yields the protein MPSLKEVRNRINSVKSTQQITKAMKMVAAAKLRRAQTNITQMRPYAAMLQNILQNLSANMDQEIFSSPYIQERSPDKVLIIAISSDRGLCGAFNSNIIKATRRLLDETYAPQVAQGQVSILPIGNKVYDYFRKRDYPLVEDYRGVLQQLSFSTVKTAAEYVLKAFVAGTYDKVEIVYTEFRNVITQVVQVEQMLPVVPTQPEEGVANNSSVDYILEPSQEEIITELIPKILKMQLYRAVLDSNASEYGARMTAMDKATDNAAALIKELQLIYNRARQAAITKEILEIVGGAEALNAE from the coding sequence ATGCCTAGTCTTAAAGAGGTTCGTAATAGAATAAATTCGGTCAAATCTACCCAACAAATCACCAAAGCCATGAAGATGGTAGCGGCGGCCAAGTTGCGTAGAGCACAGACCAATATCACGCAAATGCGCCCCTATGCTGCGATGTTGCAAAATATTTTGCAAAATCTCTCAGCGAATATGGACCAAGAGATCTTCTCTAGCCCATATATCCAAGAGCGCAGCCCCGATAAGGTACTTATTATTGCTATCTCCTCTGACAGAGGGCTTTGCGGTGCGTTCAACTCCAACATCATCAAGGCTACCCGCCGTCTGTTGGACGAGACCTATGCCCCCCAAGTCGCTCAAGGTCAGGTGAGCATCTTGCCTATCGGCAACAAAGTGTATGATTATTTTCGCAAGCGCGACTACCCGCTTGTAGAGGATTACCGTGGGGTGTTACAACAGCTCAGCTTTAGCACTGTCAAAACGGCTGCCGAATATGTGCTCAAGGCTTTTGTAGCCGGTACATATGACAAGGTCGAGATTGTATACACAGAGTTTCGCAATGTCATCACACAGGTAGTGCAGGTAGAGCAAATGCTGCCCGTAGTACCCACACAACCCGAAGAAGGCGTTGCTAACAACAGTAGTGTAGACTATATCCTAGAGCCTTCGCAAGAAGAAATCATCACAGAGTTGATTCCCAAAATCCTGAAGATGCAGCTCTACCGTGCCGTATTAGACTCCAACGCCTCGGAGTATGGCGCACGGATGACAGCCATGGACAAAGCCACCGACAACGCCGCCGCCCTGATTAAGGAGCTACAGTTGATTTACAACCGTGCCCGTCAGGCTGCCATTACCAAAGAAATCTTGGAAATCGTGGGCGGAGCAGAAGCACTCAACGCAGAGTAA